ATAGCGAGTTGGGTTGGGGTGGATAGGACGAAACCTCAGGAGCAATCGCTGTACCCACACTACCTCACTCGCCTCAAACTACCTGAGAACACGTATGAACTGAGTGCCCATCATTAGAATTACTCTTACTTATCCTGCTCATTAGCTGCGGAATTGACAGGCAACTGCTCTATTCTACTCTGCCGTGATGATTTCGTGGAGATTGCGGCCTAGTTTTCGGCAGGAGCTCGATGCGGGCAGCGAAGAGGCCCAAGAGCGGATCGTAAATCACGTACAAAGCCAGCATCCGAACTTCGAAGTGAAACGGTATCCTGGCTTCGTCTGCTTGAGAATCCCCGAGAAGGACCGGCATTTTTGGTCGCCGCGGCTTCACATCGGACTGGAAGCCGACCAATCGGGGCACACCTTGGTGCGAGGCACCTTCGGGCCAAACGCCAACCTTTGGTCCCTCTATCTCTACGGCTATCTCATCATCGGCCTGATCGGGATGTTTTCCGGCATGTTCGGGCTCTGCCAGCTTTACGTCGGCATGTCGGCTTGGGGGCTTTGGGTCTTTTCCGGAATGCTCGTTCTCGCCCTTGCGATGTACCTGGCATCTCGATTCGGCCAGAGGATCGCGATACCGCAGTCCGAATTGCTGGAGAGAATCTACGTCGAAGCCACCGGCAAAGAAATAGAGGTCCACTAAGGACCTTATTTCATCCAAACGGGCTTAGAAGAGATTCAAGCAAAGGGAGAGGTTCTCCCGCGCACTAAAATCGTACTGTCCCCAAACGGTTTAGTACCAGACCGTCGACTTTGGCCCCCAAGCAAAATAGGGTTTGAGAATCAGGTCGCGCACACCCATGAGCGGCTCCAGACAGAAACGCCCCCCCCACACCTATGAAAAAAACGATCACATTGCTCGCTTTCACTTTCGCAACTGCCTTGGCAAGTGCTTCCAACCCCATCGTTACCGATGTCTTCACCGCAGACCCTGCTGCCATCGTACACGAGGGTACCGTCTACATCTACACCGGCCATGACGAAGCAGAGCCCAACAAGCACTACGCCATGAAGGATTGGCTGTGCTTCTCCTCGCAGGATATGAAGACGTGGACCGCCCATGGTCCTATCCTCGCAGTCAAAGATTTCGCATGGGCAAAATCAGACGCCTATGCGGCCCATGTAACGGAGAAAGACGGTAAGTTCTACTGGTTCGTATCCACTAGGCACGCCGACGATCAAAACCATCGGGGCATGGGCATAGGAGTCGCGGTTTCCGATTCCCCCACAGGCCCCTTCGAGGACGCTCGTGGCAGCGCACTGATTACCTCGGATATGACTCCCAAGGGCGAGCACTCCTGGGAAGACATCGACCCTGCAGTCTTCATCGACAAAGACGGGACGCCTTGGCTTTTCTGGGGCAATGTCAATTGCTACTACGTGAAGCTGAAGCCAAACATGATCGAGCTCGACGGGCCTATCATGGAAGTCGAGGGATTAGAGAACTTCACCGAAGCTCCCTGGATTCACGAAAAGAACGGTCTCTATTACCTGAGCTACGCCAGTGGTTTCCCAGAGAAGATTTCCTACGCCACCGCTCCATCAATCGAGGGCCCTTGGACCTCACGAGGCTTGCTCGCAGAAGGCGCTTTCAACTCCAATACAATCCATCAGTCCATCATCGAATTTGAGGAACAGTGGTACTTCATTTATCACAACGGATCCATTCAGCATCCAAATACTGGAGACAGCTACCGTCGCTCCGTCTGTATTGACTACCTGTATCACAATCCAGACGGCACGATTCAGAGCATCGTCCAAACGACTGAGGGAACTGACCTACCGCCACGGCAATAGCCGACCGCGGAGTGCAAAACCCATTAGCGTTACAAAAGCGTCACCAAGGAAAAGGTTGGCGCCTTGTGAGCGTTTGACCATGTTGATCTCCAAGCGCTTCAGGCTGCTTCCGACGCTCGCTAATATGGACAAAGAAAACAAACCTCCCCTCAGCATCTTCTACGACGAAAAATCCATCGAAAAGATTCGCGACGAATTCTTCGACCATATGGATGAAGAGCTGGAGATGCAGCTATTTGAGGCGGATGAAGAAAACGCGGGACCGGATGCGAGCAGCGAGGAAAAGGAATTTCGCAGACGATACTTCCGGGAACTGCATCGGATGCAGGTCGAGCTGGTGAAGCTGCAGGATTGGGTGGTCGCCAACAAGAAGAAGATAGTAATCCTATTCGAAGGAAGAGACTCAGCCGGTAAGGGCGGAGTAATATCCCGAATCACCCAGCGCCTAAATCCTCGTGTCTGCCGCATCGCCGCCCTTCCAGCTCCCAACGACCGCGAACGCACGCAATGGTATTTCCAACGCTACGTGCAGCACCTACCGGCCGCCGGGGAAATCGTTCTATTCGACCGTAGCTGGTACAACCGCGCAGGCGTGGAACGAGTGATGGGCTTCTGTACCGACGAGGAGCTCGAGGAGTTCTTCCGCACCGTCGGCCAATTCGAAGGCATGCTGATGGGCTCGGGAATCCAGCTGATAAAATACTGGTTTTCAATCACCGATGAGGAGCAGGTCTACCGTTTCAAGGCACGCATTCACGACCCGCTTAAGCGCTGGAAACTAAGCCCCATGGACTTGGAATCGCGTCGACGCTGGGAGCACTACACTTGGGCGAAAGAAGAGATGTTTAACCACACCCATTCAGACGAGTCGCCTTGGTGGGTCGTTCCGGCGGACAACAAGAAGAAAGCGCGGCTTAACTGCATGTCTCACCTCCTGAGCCAAGTTCCCTACCAAGAGGTACCTCACCAAGAGGTAAACCTACCCCCGCGTGAGCGCCACGAGGATTATGAACGAAACGAGCTACCGCGGGAAGTAATAGTACCGCAGATCTACTAGCGAATCCGTCGTTTCGTACTTGTATTTTAAATACAAGCTTTGAACCCGAAATATAACCGAGCTCAAGTCAGCTATCAAGCCGAGTTGGTTTCCCTCAACACCTGACGTAGGACCTGTGCCGAGCGCAGCTGATTCCTCAGGTAAAATATCCGCTTATCGCGTGGCTTATCGTAGATCGCATCCGTCGCGGCATCTTCAAGGTGAAGAATCTCCACGTCCGGGCTGTAAAGTGTTTTCAGCCCGGATCGCCTCACTTGCACAAACAGAATCTCTTCTTCCATGAACATAAAGGTCCGTGGATCCAAGCCGTCAAACCTCTCGGTAAACAACGGGGAAAAGATCAGGCAGCATCCGTGAAGCTGCACGTTCTCGCGGTGAGCGTCCTCGCTCATTTCTTTAACAGGGGTTTGCGTCGAGGATGCTTCAAAAGGATCCGCTTCTGGAGCCGGTTTGATAACTTGCATCAACTTGCGTTTCAAAGCGGGAAGCAGCTTCTCTACGCGAAAATAATGCCGCCACAAATGCTTGCGATTTAAACGGCAAACCCGATCCAACCACTCGGTCGAGCTGAAGGTACTCGGACCGGGATTGCAATTCGGGCTATCGTCGTTGGTTTCAATACGCGGCCCGAGGACTGCAAAATCGTATTTTTGGTACTCCCGCTCTATAACACTCAAGAAATCATCTTGGATCATCAGAGTGTCGTTGTTGAGCATCACGATGAAACGCGCGTTCAACTCGTTCTTGGCATAGTCGTACCCGAGATTGTTACCTCGCGCGAACCCGAGATTCTTCTCCGACTGCAAAACAGTGACACGCTTTCTTCTACGATAAAGCTTCTTGAGCCTATCGCCCGATCCATTCGGTGAAGCATTATCCACGATCACGATAGCGTAGTGCTCTGTATCCACCTTCTCCCTGATGGACCTCACACACGCCTCGGTCTCTTCCATCACCTGATAATGCAATATCACAAAACAGATGTCGGTTCCAAATCTAGCCTCCCTCGTATTCATAATGCGTTTCCCACGCAGGGACCATGCTAGCCCCTTAAAGATCCGCTCATTTCCCAAGAAAATTCAACGAATTAGCGAGAATTATCTTCAGTCGCAAACAATGTTCAAAGTTCGACTCCGCTGAATCCGTAAATCCACTACAGTAAATCTACAATGAAATGGAGAATATCGCCTAAGGTGGGAACAAAACAGGAAGTCATAATCATTGCGCAGTGCCCTATTGCGCTTAAAATACCACTGCAGAACGCAACTCTTTTGCCGACGCTTCTTCTGCTATCCCGCCAGCCCTTACTTCAAAAATGAATTGTGATCTCAAGCGACAGCTAACCATCTCTCTAGAAAACCGCCCGGGGGTTCTCTCGCGCGTAGCCAAAACGCTCGCAGCGCACTCGGTCAACATCAGGGGCATCTGCGTTCAAGACAGCGTAGAGCAAGGCGTAGTTCGCCTGCTAGCGGAACCCTGGGAGGAAGCCTTGCAGACACTACAGGAAGCAGGCTTCCACCCTGTGCAAGCTGACGTGGTGGAACTCGAAACGCACTCCGTTCCGGGAGCGCTAGGCATGATAGCCGGAGCACTGGGGGCAGAGGGAATAAATATCGAATACGCCTATGGCACCGAACCGGTCGGTGGAGCGAGCTCCATGTCTATCGTAGTAAAAGTCTCCCAGAGCGAACGAGCGGTTGAAGTGATCAAGTCATTCGAGCTGCCGAGCGAATGAAAAGCCTTCCCAACGAAAAGATAGGGATCCTGCCGGCGGGAGCCCTAGGCGTGGCCTTTGCCGCCCACCTATCTTCAGGGTTCCAAAACTCAGAAGGAATCTTTTTCCTGCCTCGCAGCGATTCGAAATCGCTTAAGTATCCCCAAATCGAATACGAACTTCTCCTCGAGACCGCCAATGGAGTGGAATCCGTGAAAACGCCCCCATCCGTCCTGCCTCCGCTACCGGAGCTGGAAGGCGAACCGCCGGGCATCATCTTGGCCGGCCCCATGCCAGACCAACTCTTCTGCGTCCTGCGTGACTTGGTGGAGTGGCTGACTCAAACGACCTCCCGCTTCGATCTGGATACCGCTGTCGAGAATTCGCCGATCCTCGTGATGACTTCCAACGGGATATATTTTCAACGCCTTCGTCGTTACTTTTTGGAGATACTGGAAGAGGCCGAGATGCTTGGTTCCTTGCCCGACCTTTGGCCCGACAAGATGCCGATACTCGTAGGCAAGCTTCTACGGGGAGTCACCATCCAAACTGGACTTAGAAAGGGGTCCGGTTCGCAAGCGATCTACCGACCGGGACCTTCCGGCAGAACGACTCTAGTAGGAGGAGACGCAGAAGTGAGAGAAGCGGTGCGCGCCCATTTACAACGTAAAGGCATGCTGGTCAGCGCAAACAACCAAGCAAACCCGACTCGCATAGAATTCGATAAGGCGACCGTTAATCTAGCGGGCAACCTGTTCGGGCAAATTCTTTCCATAGACGAGGATGGAGCGTTCCAAAAGATCACTATCGCAGAAACCCACCAGCTCCTCCCCCCATCACGTATGCAACGCCTAGTGGAAACCTTGGTTTCAATCGGTAAGGCAGTCAGAGCCTACCCTTCAAATTATCAAAGCTCCGAATCTTTCGAATTCCTCGAAAAAGCGACTGCGGAGCACGCCTCCCATGTGGCGAGCAGCGTCCAACTTCTGGAGGCTCGTATCAACGACCGAAGCCTGAGAGCCGAGCTCCCCCCTACCGAGGCTTGGCTTCTGGAACCGCTCCTAAACTTCGCTCGGGCTAAGAATCTCGAAGAGGAGGAAGCATTCCTAACTTCGCTCAAAGAGCAGCTCATCACTGCATTTAAGCGAGCCATTGCCTATTTTCGCTAGACCAAATTAAACGTATCCTCTTTTCAGATACTTTGAGATTGTATCCAAAACCAAATCGATCTCCGAGTGAAGATTGTAGAAATGCGGAGAGAAACGTAATCCGGGAAACTTGCCCGTTCGCGCAGTACAGCCGATACTTTCCTTTTCATACAGCGCGTCTGCCAAAGCTTTCGGATCTAAATCACCTGGCTTGAAAACGACAACCGCAGCCGAAAGTGCGGGATCCGGATTTGTGTAAAGCTCGACTCCATCCAACTTGGCGAGACCTGCCATCAAAGCTTGAGCCAATTCTCTGGAGCGTGCCTCGATCGCCCCTTTGCCGATCGCATTGTGGAACTTAAGCGCTTCTCCAAACGCGAGCAAGGCAGGCTCGTCACGCTGACCGAAGCACTCATGAGTCTTGGAAATACCTACCTGACCTGCTCCCGCGCTGATCACGCATGGCCAGAGGCGATCCTGTGATCTGGCATTCACATACAACAGGCCCGCCTCCTTGGGGCCGCATGGCCACTTGTGGGCGCTTCCTGTATAAAAGTCCGGAGAGATCTTGGACAGATCCAGATCCAACAAACCAAAGCTCTGGGCCCCATCCACATGGGAGAGGATTCCGTTCTCCTTGGCAAAAGCGCAGATCCCCTCCGCATCAAATAGATCACCCAAAGTATTCGTTAAGTGAGTCAGGGAAATGAGCTTCGTGCGGGGAGTTACTCGCTCCTTCAGACTCGCCAGATAGGCTTCATGTCCGGGATGCGGATTGACGATCGGAACCTCAACGATCGTAAATCCATAACGCTCCGCCCGATTCTTCCAGGCGGCATTGTTGCTTGGATGATTATGGCCAAAGAGGATAACCTCATCCCCTTCCTTTAGCTCCAAGCCGAGCGAAACCATATTGTTCGCCTCGCTAGTGTTTCGAGCCAGGATGATTTCCTCGGGCGTTACATTCAGAAATTCCGCCAAGAGAACTCTCGTGCTTTCTTTTCCCTCAGCAATGGGACCACGGTTCTCGTAGGAGGGGTTTCGATCGAAAGAGCGGGTAGCCTCGAATAAGGAGTCGACCACACATTTGGGCGAAGGGCAAAGGTTCGCTGCGTTTAAAACCTTAACCTTTTCGGGCATGAGGAATTCTGCACGAATCGACTCCCAATAAGCCTCGCTCGAGCCAGCGGTGGCTGCAGGGGGCAAGGCATCTTTAGCTTTGGAAAGCCTCGGGAACGCAAGCCCGGAGGCAGCCGCCCCCATGGCTAGTACTTTGGTGAAATCGCGACGTGAGACAGTGGATCGTGGCATTGGCGTAAGCTTGGTTGGCAAAGCCGCCCATCGAGCACGGCGCATACCAAACACCCGGGACCGATCCCTCCACTACCAATAAGGCCTATCGAACAGACAGTGATCTCAAAATAACACAGTCCCGAGCGAGCGGAACGATGAAAAGAGCCAGAACGCTAGGTATAAATCTCGTCACAAGATAGCAACTACACGCAGCGATTTAATCATCAGTCGTCGGACTCCAGTCACTCCGCATCGGGTTGCCAAGATTTCCTGGTAGCCGCCTTCATCAGAACACCGCGATTTTCATCGCTGGGAGGAGGTTCGGAGTCTCCATAGATCGCTCGGATCCAGTGTCCGTCTGTTGGGTTGGGAAACAAAATGTAGCGGCTCCCAAATTCGGCTTTATCCTCTTCCATTAGACTCATTCGCTCATCGACATCCTTGCTGTAATACTTGCGACGGAAGTCATTCAGATTGTCGCCTAGGAAGAGCACGATTTCATACTCTTGAGCGATCTCGTCCTGAACCGCTTGCTTGTTCGAGGTATCGAGAAGCACCGTCAGGCGTTCTTCTGTCACGTCTGGAAATCCGGCGGCCTCGAGATTGCCCACCGCATAGCTGTACGTCTCCTCTCCCTGGTTACGACTCGTTACATAAAAGACCTCCACACCTTGCTCGCGGCAGTATTGAATGAAGTCCAACGATCCAGGCGTGGGAACCAAGCGATTTTCGGGAATCCACTCATCCCAGATCGTATCGTCGAAAAAGTCGTCTCCCTCCGTAATCAGGTGTCCCCAATAATCGACGGTAAGCAGCAAAGTGTCGTCCACGTCAGTTACGATCGCCAAAGGCTTGTCGTATTCATCGCGCTTCGCCAATGCCGCGTCCAAACGCATGCGGGCCATATTGAACCCTTGGAAATACAAGGCTCGGTATTCAGCCGCAGTTTGTTTCCAAGCGACCGCGTACATTAAGTTGTTTTTCGCTGTCGAATCCGGATCTTCGCGCAACTCAGATGAGTGAGCATGTGGAGCAAGGAAGCATTGGCTGGCGATGAGAAGTGAGCAGAGCTTGAGGGAATTTGAGAATCGCATTTCGATGCGAGCATCAGCGGAAAATGTGCCAGAGGGACGAACACAATCCACTGATTTTCATCAATCAGAAAAGGGCCTAGAGGTTTGTCTTCGTAAGCCCTTCTGAAGGGCTACGAGAAAACACAATTCCCATAAAAGGAGTCACGCCAATCAGGAGTGAAAAGGGCAGCCGCTCGCCTTCGCGGATTCGGAAACACGATCATTCTTCCAAGCCGGTTTCTGGTACTTGAAAGCGGGCTCCGGTCGAGATTTGTCATAGCCACGGAAATACATGTCCATCGATGAGCCCGCCATGGGTGGCACTAGCCAAGTCCAGTCGCCAGGTACACTCCGTCCATTCGCCTCCTCCTTCTGAACGAACTTCATGAACTGCTGGCCCGCCGAGTGGTGGTCGACCATACTGACACCTGCTTCCTTAAATGAGTGCATCACAGCCGAGCAGAGTTCGACAAGAGCCCTGTCTTTCCAGAAGGACCCCCTCTCGTTGGTAGCTAGCCCTAACTTCTCCGCTACAGCGGGAAGCATGTTGTAACGGTTTTCGTCGCCAAAATTTCTTACAGCAATTTCCGTTACCATATAATACCCGCTAAAAGGGGCGGCAGTGAATTTGCAGTCATCGAAAACAAAAGCCATATCCGAAATGGCAGGCAACGCATGCCAGCGTAAACCGAGTTTTTCAAACCATTCAAACTCCGGGTGCCGTATTGGAACTTCTAGTACATATTGCCTCGGAATCTCGTACAGCTTCACTCCTTTGCCAGGCAACTCGATGGCAAGCGGCAAAACATCAAAGCGGCTCCGAGAAGCGGGAGGCTCCCACCCCAACTCCATCAAACGGGCCGTAAACTCAGCTTGTTCTGGATCTCCTAGAATCGATCCATCTCGCACCCGATACCCCGCATAACGAATCAGCTGACTATTCCAAATCCGGATGCCTCGTTCCTTCCGAGCCACGGGCTCAAATACGGTGATAGCGGAACGTATTCGCCCTCCGTTGGTGGAAAACTCTAAATGTCGCAGGCAGGCTTCGAACACCTCTTCATGGCTCTTTGCCCCCCGAGCATCCAACAGCTCCAAGCTTTCCCAGATCGAACGGCCTATGCATCTGGCATTGTTTCGCCAAGCCTCCCGGGCCTTGCGCCTAATCTCTTCCGCATCCATGAATTTCCCGCTCATCGCTACACATCTCAAAGGGGCACAGAGACAGAACACCCCTCCTATCCTTGGCAAAGAAATTCCATCTCCGCTCTCCTGCTTGAAGCTCACTTTACACGAGTACGACCGGAACCGCACTATACAGTCCTAAGCATATCCACCAGCAAGCCCGCAGCCTATCTTACTGCGGCGCTAGATCGTGGCGTCCAATAGAATCCTTTGGCACGCTACCGGCTGACGAAACCCAGTGACCCAAATACTGGAGAGAATTTCAGACTACGTTTCCTATACGATCCTGATCAACATTGCGGTCGTCCTGATCGCGGCTTTCGTTCTTAACCTCCTAGCCAAGAGAGTCTTCGACCACAACCTGAGAAAAGCTAAAAACAGCGACCGACGGACAGGCATCACCTTCCTACGAAACGCGGTCAAGGCGACCATCTTCATCATCTCCATGATGGTTATCGTCTACAGCATTCCGCCCCTGAGATCGCTCGCAGTTGGTTTCTTTGCCGGTGCCAGTATCTTGGCAGCCATCATCGGTTTCGCCTCTCAAAAGGCGTTTTCAAACATCGTCAGCGGCATCTTCATCGTCCTCTTCAAACCATTCCGCGTGGACGACATTATTAAAATCAACGGTGAGATCGGCACCATCGAGGACATCACGCTCCGCCACACCGTGATCCGTGCCCTCGAGAACAAACGCATCATCTACCCAAATTCGATCATCGACTCGGAGCCGATCATCAATTGGTCCATCCGCGACGAAAAGGCCCAAAAGTTCATGTTCATAAGCGTCGATTTCGAGGCCGACGTCGATCGGGCAATCGAGATTATCCGCCAAGAATCGGAACGCCACCCTAGCCTGCTTGACTTGAGAACCCCTGAAGAACTCAAAAACGGGGCCAAGCTGGTCGATGTTCAGCTCCTGGACTTCCAAAATTCTATGGTCAACTTCCGCGTACCGCTGTGGGCTAAGGATTTGCCGACTGCCATGAACATGACCTGGGACGTTCAAAAGGCTATCAAGAGACGCTTCGACGAGGAACGGATCCCCCTTGGACGACCCTCTCAAGTCAATTACTCAGTCTCTCACCTCCAAGGCCCCAAAGAAGCAGAGGCATAGGTCCATATCCACGGATAGGATACACTTCGACAATCCTTACTTGCCGAACTCCGCAATCAGCAGCTCACAAACCGAATCAACATCCTCAGTCTTCAGCGCCTGGCAGATTTTCTCCCCAGCTGGGGGCGGCGGAACTTCTCTATTTCTCAGAGCATTCGGGTTTTCGAGAAACAGCTTACGGAAGCTTTCCAAAACCTCCTCGGCAGTGTGCGCGACCACAAAATCAGAGAGGCCGCAAACCATCGGGTTGTCTGATCCTTCCATCAAAGATCGCGGATCGTCCTTGAAAGCGACAATCGCCTTTCCCGAGGCCCATGCAATCCCAGCTTCCACCATCGTGCCCTCGTCTGGCACACGACCATTTAGATTGAAGACCAAGCCATCCGAATCGAGCACGTGGTAAGCGTCCAGGGAGAAGATCGATCTGGCTACAAGTTCGTTGGCCTTCTCCGGAGCAACCCCTTTATCCACCAGCCGAGGGAGCAAATCGCGAAACTCGAGACCGTCACGGTGGGGCAAAAAAACATCAAAGCCTCCTTTTTCGAGAGTGCTGGCAACCGCCGCGATTTCATCCCTTTCGCTCTGCGTGAATAATGGGCCTGCGCAATAAATTTTCATCTCTTCTCGGGGTGTAGCTCTTTCATGAATCAATCAGAAGAGCCTACGGACAAAACAAGGTCAAAGTCCGTCCAAGAGCAAATGTCGAATACCCCATATCTCAAAAGTTTCCTCTCCGTGACCATTCAGTGAATACAGAATCGCCTGCTCTCTATTCATCCGGAAGCAAAATTTCCATCAAATGCTCGATAAAACCGTCCGCATTCACTTCAAGTGGCACGGTCACTCTAGGTTTGCCAGACCAAGGCTCTAAGCCTTCCTGGAAACTGTAGGCAGCCCTGATACACTGGCCCGTAGCAATACCCTCCGTTACCACTCTCATGGGGCCACTCACCGTTTGGAATAAAGACGGCCGCAGTAGGTACATCAACGCCGACGAGTCATGGACAGGACAGCCATCCGATCCAGGTTCACGGCTCTCGTAGAAGGCCATGTAAAACTGATGGATATCGTGGAGGAAGGGGCCGTAATGAGCGTTCTCTTTGCATATCCGCTCAAGATTCGTCCGGCTCAAAAAGACTTTTAAGGTAACGTCCAACCCCACCATCGTGACCTGCCATGGAGATGTGAATACAAGGTCTGCCGCATGCGGATCGGAATAGATGTTTGCCTCTGCTACGGGGGTGACGTTTCCGGGTCGGTAGAGGACACCTCCCATGACGACGACCTCTTTCACCTTGTCGACGATACTCGGATCCAGAGCCAAGGCCTCAGCCAAATTCGTCAAAGGGCCTACCGCCATCAGAGTGACTTCCCCTGGAGACTCGTTGATCGATTGTACGATGAACTCAGAGGCCCTTACCGCAGCCGGTTTTAACTTAGGCTCTGGCAACGCAGTGTTTCCCAATCCGTCCGCTCCATGCACAAAATCCGGATGCTCCCTCGGCGGGATGACCGATGGTACCTCAGCTCCCCTCGCGACAGGAATAGGTTGTCCAGAAAGCTCAACCACTCTCAACGCATTGCCGGTGGTTGTATCCACATCCGCATTGCCGTACACTGTTGTGATTCCGATTAGCTCGATCTCCTTCGACTCTATTGCCAATATGAGTGCCAGCGAATCGTCGACCCCTGGGTCGCAGTCTATTATCAATTTCCTAGGATTTGTATTCACGTGCAGTCTTTTTGGGATCCATCCCTCTTGCGGTCTTCGGGTAATCTTCATGAACGACTATTTGGCCGTTGGCAACTCCCTCTCCTATTACTTTGATTCTGGTCGATGACGTTTGGGTCTAAATCAGCCAATACAGAGACTCTGGTCCCAACCGGAAGCAGCCCGATCACAGGGATTGGACTCGCCTGGGCGATCACCGGACTCATCCATCTTTTGACCTTTCAGTGGACTTTGCCTACGAGCTGGTCTGGAGCGGTTTTCTGCTTTTCGACAATTCTTCTACTCTTCAAGCCTAGCTCCTTTAGGCACCTCACCATCTTCCTCGCAAGCGTAGCCATCCTCCTCGGCCTGAACTATGAAAACGCCTCCAACCACCTTGTATTGGAATTCTGGATTTCGGCGTCATCTTTACTTTCAATCAGTTACCATTTCCTGATTTTTGATCGAACGAAACGAAGAGAGTTAAGTATCCTGAGCATTGCTGCCTTCGCCCGCCTCCAATACCTTCTGATTTTCTTTTTCGCTGTATTATCAAAGCTGAACTCAGACTTCTTCGACCCCGACTGGAGCTGTGCATCTTTGTTTGCGAAGCAGACGATAGAGTTCCTAAAATTGGATACGATCTCCTTTGGATTGCTGGACCCAAGCAGAGAATCAATCCGAATCTCAGCAATCTACTTAACGCTCACTTGCGAAATAGCCATCCCTTGCCTGCTGATAGCCAAGAAGACAAGGCGGCTAGGCATCTATGTCGCCCTAGCTTTCCACTTCGCAATGGGGTTCATTCCTATTCTCGGGATAAGCAGCTTCTCCTCTCTTAGCTTTACACTCCTGCTCTTCTTTTTCCCAAGGTCTGCCTTATCGCTTCTCGATTCGAATATTAGTTCGATAGTGGCACCCTTCCGACGTCGACGAGCAACAAAAGCAGCCTGTTCCCTCATCGTTTTACTTACCCTTTCATTGGCTATCTACCTACATCAAAGCTACTTTCATCCCGCTGTCACACCTATAGCCAAATGGCTCTGGCTAAGCCTTAGCCTCCCCTTGCTCTGGCTCGCTTTTCGCGCCCTGAGAGCTACTCACCCAAACCGTCAGGACCAAGAGCCAGCGAAAGACCATTTCCTTCCTCAACCCCGGACTCTTGCTTCTCTCAATTTACCCGTAGTCATCCTAGGACTACTTCCTTATCTCGGCCTACAAACACAAGGATCCTTCACCATGTTTAGCAATTTGCGGATCCTTGGAGCTCAACCCAACCTTTTCCTAGCGAATGGCCCGCTGCTTGAAAGCAATTTGGAATTGATCGAAGTGCTCTCTTCGAATCATCCAGAATTCGAATCGTACCCAAACTCCAACAAACTGATAACAAGCCACGAATTTCGCCGCAAAGCACCACGCTACAACGGCGATTTCCATATTCTGTGCGAATACCAGGGCGAGATTATATTGATCGGTCGATTCGAGGGGCAACTCACCCCGCACCCTCTCTTGCTTCCTCTATCGCCTGCTGTGACACGTTGGATCCGCTTTCGCGACGTATCCACCAATGAACACTGTGAATGTGCTTGGTAAGGAGAGAGAAAATAACGGGCTACCCCAAGTCGCTCTATGAAGTTCTCTTCGGCGATCAATTTGAAGCGC
This genomic interval from Pelagicoccus albus contains the following:
- a CDS encoding glycoside hydrolase family 43 protein, producing MKKTITLLAFTFATALASASNPIVTDVFTADPAAIVHEGTVYIYTGHDEAEPNKHYAMKDWLCFSSQDMKTWTAHGPILAVKDFAWAKSDAYAAHVTEKDGKFYWFVSTRHADDQNHRGMGIGVAVSDSPTGPFEDARGSALITSDMTPKGEHSWEDIDPAVFIDKDGTPWLFWGNVNCYYVKLKPNMIELDGPIMEVEGLENFTEAPWIHEKNGLYYLSYASGFPEKISYATAPSIEGPWTSRGLLAEGAFNSNTIHQSIIEFEEQWYFIYHNGSIQHPNTGDSYRRSVCIDYLYHNPDGTIQSIVQTTEGTDLPPRQ
- the ppk2 gene encoding polyphosphate kinase 2, whose protein sequence is MDEELEMQLFEADEENAGPDASSEEKEFRRRYFRELHRMQVELVKLQDWVVANKKKIVILFEGRDSAGKGGVISRITQRLNPRVCRIAALPAPNDRERTQWYFQRYVQHLPAAGEIVLFDRSWYNRAGVERVMGFCTDEELEEFFRTVGQFEGMLMGSGIQLIKYWFSITDEEQVYRFKARIHDPLKRWKLSPMDLESRRRWEHYTWAKEEMFNHTHSDESPWWVVPADNKKKARLNCMSHLLSQVPYQEVPHQEVNLPPRERHEDYERNELPREVIVPQIY
- a CDS encoding glycosyltransferase, encoding MNTREARFGTDICFVILHYQVMEETEACVRSIREKVDTEHYAIVIVDNASPNGSGDRLKKLYRRRKRVTVLQSEKNLGFARGNNLGYDYAKNELNARFIVMLNNDTLMIQDDFLSVIEREYQKYDFAVLGPRIETNDDSPNCNPGPSTFSSTEWLDRVCRLNRKHLWRHYFRVEKLLPALKRKLMQVIKPAPEADPFEASSTQTPVKEMSEDAHRENVQLHGCCLIFSPLFTERFDGLDPRTFMFMEEEILFVQVRRSGLKTLYSPDVEILHLEDAATDAIYDKPRDKRIFYLRNQLRSAQVLRQVLRETNSA
- a CDS encoding ACT domain-containing protein yields the protein MNCDLKRQLTISLENRPGVLSRVAKTLAAHSVNIRGICVQDSVEQGVVRLLAEPWEEALQTLQEAGFHPVQADVVELETHSVPGALGMIAGALGAEGINIEYAYGTEPVGGASSMSIVVKVSQSERAVEVIKSFELPSE
- a CDS encoding aminotransferase class V-fold PLP-dependent enzyme: MPRSTVSRRDFTKVLAMGAAASGLAFPRLSKAKDALPPAATAGSSEAYWESIRAEFLMPEKVKVLNAANLCPSPKCVVDSLFEATRSFDRNPSYENRGPIAEGKESTRVLLAEFLNVTPEEIILARNTSEANNMVSLGLELKEGDEVILFGHNHPSNNAAWKNRAERYGFTIVEVPIVNPHPGHEAYLASLKERVTPRTKLISLTHLTNTLGDLFDAEGICAFAKENGILSHVDGAQSFGLLDLDLSKISPDFYTGSAHKWPCGPKEAGLLYVNARSQDRLWPCVISAGAGQVGISKTHECFGQRDEPALLAFGEALKFHNAIGKGAIEARSRELAQALMAGLAKLDGVELYTNPDPALSAAVVVFKPGDLDPKALADALYEKESIGCTARTGKFPGLRFSPHFYNLHSEIDLVLDTISKYLKRGYV
- a CDS encoding 5'-nucleotidase, lipoprotein e(P4) family, translated to MRFSNSLKLCSLLIASQCFLAPHAHSSELREDPDSTAKNNLMYAVAWKQTAAEYRALYFQGFNMARMRLDAALAKRDEYDKPLAIVTDVDDTLLLTVDYWGHLITEGDDFFDDTIWDEWIPENRLVPTPGSLDFIQYCREQGVEVFYVTSRNQGEETYSYAVGNLEAAGFPDVTEERLTVLLDTSNKQAVQDEIAQEYEIVLFLGDNLNDFRRKYYSKDVDERMSLMEEDKAEFGSRYILFPNPTDGHWIRAIYGDSEPPPSDENRGVLMKAATRKSWQPDAE